The Lycium barbarum isolate Lr01 chromosome 9, ASM1917538v2, whole genome shotgun sequence genome has a segment encoding these proteins:
- the LOC132610084 gene encoding calmodulin-3-like yields the protein MANILKEDQIVEFQEAFSLFDKDGDGCITVEELGTVIRSLDQNPTEEELQDMVNEVDADGNGTIEFTEFLNLMANKMKETDEEEELKEAFKVFDKDQNGYISATELRHVMINLGEKLTDEEVEQMIREADLDGDGQVNFNEFVKMMMNV from the exons ATGGCAAATATATTGAAAGAAGATCAAATTGTTGAATTTCAAGAAGCATTCAGTTTATTTGACAAAGATGGTGATG GTTGCATTACTGTGGAAGAATTAGGGACAGTGATAAGGTCATTGGATCAAAATCCAACAGAAGAAGAGTTGCAAGATATGGTAAATGAAGTTGATGCTGATGGCAATGGAACCATTGAATTCACTGAATTCTTGAACCTTATGGCCAACAAAATGAAG GAAACTGATGAAGAAGAGGAACTTAAAGAAGCTTTTAAGGTGTTTGACAAAGATCAAAATGGTTACATTTCAGCTACTGAA CTGAGGCACGTGATGATCAATTTAGGTGAGAAATTAACAGATGAAGAGGTTGAGCAAATGATTAGAGAAGCAGACTTGGATGGTGATGGACAAGTCAACTTTAATGAATTTGTGAAAATGATGATGAATGTTTAA
- the LOC132611655 gene encoding uncharacterized protein LOC132611655 yields MVNEMGNTNSSGDQEAENVAVDTQQKGQVSVNANGVKEENSIIPEGENKGCHEKAVALPSYDTSTDKEPQLENSADDKTDESKRETQTFQCSEVQTGPNASVSEITNIETHTLPRKDELHDQPFYQKGEAEESLPHDDVLKTDLADSSTVSTETVEEHFFSSSCKEQESPEKGRSGQNEVKTQLITEIAIADRAVVSDADDQNETTQRDEPLAEELTASAEILNEEKHEIMGAESQVENGYSIRGDLDETTEVESSQSDATDSLLADTPQITPSNSFAAVVDLENKCVSLETELTSNESENAVKKCDLKETESFMQAVHEMQNDNAAPSIESHPKETTKAKMRDNINVQPDTLHYDHAPPVEQYTSSEENVEMVPEIVLHPTKFIGTATNLEEESSKENGILEKEKEGVEKSSREEVMADYILQLGSSEPENGVNIAYADERMKGFESVEDQKERNKDLTESAICEFVVTEDSGVFELNMSEKEIEKIDETENAQDVQPSLDTLAFSNEKCAFDQMVPIKAPESIGRLSLESIPEKSSNGIELRKSPSFDFRVTRKSSESDQTPLLCPEKTPTRSLSVGSNAKFSNSIMRTEYNRSSLDYEAVAVEEKTIRMERSDSDISNVPLLGLSNKGENGDLKVTSETQINHVADMKREELQASQEKETSLTSPEGSGKRKPRPSFFTTCICCTAGTHY; encoded by the exons ATGGTAAATGAGATGGGGAACACAAATTCATCAGGTGATCAAG AAGCAGAGAATGTTGCAGTTGACACTCAACAAAAAGGACAAGTTTCTGTCAATGCAAATGGTGTTAAAGAAGAAAACAGCATAATTCCTGAAGGTGAAAATAAAGGATGTCATGAGAAAGCTGTAGCTTTGCCTAGTTATGACACTTCAACAGATAAAGAACCTCAGCTTGAGAACTCTGCAGATGACAAAACAG ATGAAAGTAAAAGAGAGACACAGACTTTTCAATGTTCAGAAGTTCAAACAGGTCCTAATGCTTCAGTGAGTGAAATCACTAATATTGAAACACATACTTTACCAAGAAAGGATGAACTTCATGACCAACCATTTTACCAGAAAG GTGAGGCAGAAGAAAGTTTACCACATGATGATGTCTTAAAGACTGATTTAGCTGACTCCTCGACTGTTTCCACCGAGACAGTAGAAGAACACTTCTTTTCATCATCATGCAAGGAGCAAGAATCTCCAGAGAAGGGAAGATCAGGCCAGAATGAGGTTAAAACTCAGTTGATCACTGAAATTGCAATTGCAGATAGGGCTGTTGTTTCTGATGCCGATGATCAAAATGAAACCACTCAAAGAGACGAACCCTTGGCGGAAGAATTGACTGCTTCAGCAGAAATACTAAATGAGGAAAAACATGAGATTATGGGTGCTGAAAGTCAGGTTGAAAATGGTTACTCAATCAGGGGTGATTTGGATGAAACTACTGAAGTGGAGTCCAGTCAAAGTGATGCTACAGATTCACTGTTGGCAGATACCCCACAGATTACACCATCGAATTCGTTTGCAGCAGTTGTTGATCTAGAAAACAAATGTGTTTCTCTAGAGACTGAATTGACATCAAATGAATCAGAAAACGCGGTAAAGAAATGTGATCTGAAGGAAACCGAGTCATTTATGCAGGCAGTGCATGAAATGCAGAATGACAATGCAGCTCCTTCAATTGAATCTCACCCCAAAGAGACTACAAAGGCAAAAATGAGGGACAACATAAATGTTCAACCTGATACTCTTCATTATGATCACGCACCACCAGTAGAACAATATACGAGTTCTGAAGAAAATGTTGAAATGGTGCCTGAAATTGTACTACACCCTACCAAATTCATTGGAACAGCTACTAATCTTGAAGAAGAGAGCTCAAAAGAAAATGGCATTcttgaaaaagaaaaggaaggagTTGAGAAGTCTAGCAGAGAGGAAGTAATGGCGGACTACATATTGCAGTTGGGGTCATCAGAACCGGAAAATGGTGTCAATATAGCATATGCAGATGAAAGAATGAAGGGGTTTGAATCTGTTGAAGATCAGAAAGAACGCAATAAGGACTTGACAGAGAGCGCTATCTGTGAATTTGTTGTCACTGAGGATTCTGGTGTATTTGAACTCAATATGTCCGAAAAAGAAATAGAGAAAATTGATGAGACAGAAAATGCACAGGATGTTCAGCCAAGTCTTGACACATTAGCATTTTCCAATGAAAAATGTGCTTTTGATCAAATGGTGCCTATTAAAGCACCAGAGAGTATTGGAAGGTTAAGTCTGGAATCAATCCCAGAGAAATCAAGCAACGGAATTGAGCTTCGAAAGTCTCCAAGCTTTGATTTTCGTGTTACCAGAAAATCTTCAGAATCAGATCAAACTCCACTACTCTGTCCTGAGAAGACTCCTACAAGAAGCTTATCGGTTGGATCCAATGCAAAGTTCTCAAACTCAATTATGAGAACTGAATACAACCGAAGCTCACTAGACTACGAAGCAGTAGCAGTTGAAGAGAAGACTATTCGAATGGAAAGAAGTGATTCTGATATTTCCAATGTTCCTCTTTTAGGCTTGTCAAATAAAGGAGAAAACGGTGATCTAAAGGTTACATCTGAAACACAAATAAATCATGTTGCTGATATGAAAAGAGAGGAATTGCAGGCTTCACAAGAAAAGGAAACTTCTCTAACTTCACCAGAAGGGAGCGGAAAACGCAAGCCTAGACCGTCTTTCTTCACCACTTGCATCTGCTGCACAGCAGGCACTCACTATTGA